One genomic window of Haloferax mediterranei ATCC 33500 includes the following:
- a CDS encoding OBG GTPase family GTP-binding protein, with product MGLEEEIEDIREEISNTPYNKSTEAHIGRLKAKLAELKEKLENQSSAGGGQGYAVEKTGDATVALVGFPSVGKSTLINALTNADSETGEYEFTTLDVNPGMLKYRGANIQILDVPGLIEGAAGGRGGGKEVLSVVRTADLVVFMLSVFEIERYERLQTELYNNKIRLDTSPPNLSITKRGKGGIRVTKSDSVDLEEDTIKGILREHGFVNAEVTLRGETTIDELVDGIMKNRVYLPSIVAVNKADLIDKDYLPTVEENLREVGLDPDEVTFISAEAEKGLDALKDEIWEALGLIRIYMDKPGRGVDYEEPLILREGDTIDDAIHKLGAKLDERFRFARVSGPSAKHDDQQVGRDHVLADEDVLRIIAQR from the coding sequence ATGGGACTGGAGGAGGAGATCGAAGATATCCGCGAGGAGATATCTAATACGCCGTACAACAAGTCGACTGAGGCGCACATCGGTCGGCTCAAGGCGAAACTCGCGGAACTGAAAGAGAAACTCGAAAACCAGAGTTCAGCCGGTGGCGGCCAAGGATACGCCGTCGAGAAAACCGGCGACGCGACAGTCGCACTGGTCGGATTCCCCAGCGTGGGTAAGTCGACGCTCATCAACGCGCTCACCAACGCGGACAGTGAGACCGGCGAGTACGAGTTTACGACGCTCGACGTGAACCCGGGAATGCTGAAGTACAGAGGTGCGAACATCCAGATACTGGACGTTCCCGGCCTCATCGAAGGCGCTGCCGGTGGCCGTGGTGGCGGTAAGGAGGTTCTCTCTGTCGTCCGCACCGCCGACCTCGTCGTCTTCATGCTCTCGGTGTTCGAGATAGAGCGTTACGAGCGACTCCAAACGGAACTCTATAACAACAAGATTCGACTGGATACGTCGCCGCCGAACCTCTCTATCACGAAGCGAGGAAAAGGCGGGATTCGAGTGACGAAAAGCGACAGCGTCGACCTCGAAGAGGACACGATAAAAGGGATTCTCCGCGAGCACGGCTTTGTCAACGCCGAAGTGACGCTCCGCGGTGAGACGACCATCGACGAGCTCGTCGACGGTATCATGAAAAACCGCGTCTACCTGCCGTCTATCGTCGCCGTCAACAAGGCAGACCTCATCGATAAGGACTACCTCCCGACGGTCGAGGAGAACCTCCGCGAGGTCGGTCTCGACCCCGACGAAGTGACGTTCATCAGCGCCGAAGCCGAAAAGGGACTCGACGCACTGAAAGACGAGATTTGGGAGGCGCTCGGCCTTATCCGAATTTACATGGACAAACCCGGACGCGGCGTCGATTACGAGGAACCGCTTATCCTCCGCGAAGGAGACACAATCGACGACGCGATTCACAAGTTAGGGGCCAAACTCGACGAACGCTTCCGGTTCGCTCGCGTCTCTGGGCCAAGTGCGAAACACGACGACCAACAGGTCGGGCGTGACCACGTACTGGCGGACGAAGACGTGCTTCGCATCATCGCCCAGCGGTGA
- a CDS encoding TIGR04206 family protein, which yields MTTNPSEQSNARVVRRYTELLLVFVLGFVPWSVQTFATGSATLLFPWGLVTPSTLSVTTVIDFLFRFTVGLPDYILAWPLGVVCYLVSLGSVVSGYVFGRSDIRITVAGLVLAGVTQLEVARGFSVQPGRTAWPVGTLALWAVAAYLYRSHTVASDS from the coding sequence GTGACGACTAATCCGTCGGAACAATCCAACGCACGTGTCGTTCGACGGTACACCGAACTACTCCTCGTCTTTGTCCTCGGGTTCGTCCCCTGGTCCGTTCAGACGTTTGCGACTGGCTCAGCAACGCTGCTTTTCCCCTGGGGACTCGTTACGCCGTCCACGCTGAGCGTCACAACGGTTATCGACTTCCTCTTTCGCTTCACGGTTGGACTCCCCGACTACATCCTCGCGTGGCCTCTCGGCGTCGTCTGTTATCTCGTCTCGCTTGGGAGCGTCGTTTCCGGGTACGTCTTCGGACGTTCAGATATTCGAATCACGGTCGCCGGTCTCGTACTCGCAGGCGTGACGCAACTAGAGGTCGCTCGCGGGTTTTCCGTTCAACCGGGTCGAACTGCGTGGCCGGTCGGGACACTCGCTTTGTGGGCTGTTGCAGCCTACCTCTATCGGTCGCACACGGTTGCGTCGGATTCGTAA
- a CDS encoding MATE family efflux transporter, translating to MLPVPNPVRLLILGIGLALSRVGLLNRERAVRTVDLAWPRIVTGIARMSKNAVDVAMVGIASGTVAITGVGFAGPYWGLAFALGGGIAGGTIALVSQRFGADAIDELGLAVRSSVLLTVIVTLPVTAVFWLYPTALISLLSNNTEAIQLGATYLRIVGLGVPFAGLNLIGSRVLVGTDDAYTAMILRASGAVVNIGLNAVLIFGLNLGVKGAALGTVLSNVVVTSAFIIGLSQGSLPGVGEFPVTIDPFGEFLDFSTLVDLITIGVPVMGRGLVWTVAEFPMLAILDSFGPNVVAAFVIVRRIWGLMNTPGWGFGLASSSLVGQALGKDDEETAESYGREVIRFAVATYVVSAVLVALFARPIVLGFVKNASDPAVPIAVNLVYVACFAVILQGVSGGAAGPLDASGDTAWTFGSQFVGMFLCSIPLTYIGSVTSLGITGLYLAFVAETTIPATLNYYRFRTGTWKIVSRGYRPEAVADD from the coding sequence GTGCTCCCGGTCCCCAACCCTGTCCGACTCCTCATCCTTGGTATCGGACTCGCGCTCTCCCGAGTTGGCCTGCTTAACCGTGAGCGTGCAGTCCGGACTGTCGACCTCGCGTGGCCCCGCATCGTCACCGGTATCGCCCGCATGTCGAAGAACGCTGTCGACGTGGCGATGGTTGGTATCGCATCGGGAACAGTTGCAATTACTGGGGTCGGGTTCGCCGGACCGTATTGGGGACTCGCATTCGCCCTCGGCGGCGGCATCGCTGGCGGGACTATCGCGCTCGTCTCGCAACGCTTCGGCGCAGACGCGATTGATGAACTGGGACTTGCAGTTCGGTCGAGCGTGCTTCTCACCGTTATTGTAACGCTGCCAGTCACGGCCGTCTTTTGGCTGTATCCGACAGCGCTGATTTCACTTTTGAGCAACAACACCGAGGCTATCCAACTCGGGGCAACCTACCTCCGAATCGTCGGTCTCGGCGTTCCATTCGCCGGACTGAATCTCATTGGCAGTCGCGTGCTCGTCGGGACCGACGACGCATACACGGCGATGATTCTTCGCGCGAGCGGCGCAGTCGTGAACATTGGTCTCAACGCAGTACTCATCTTCGGCCTCAATCTGGGCGTCAAAGGTGCAGCACTCGGGACGGTTCTCTCCAACGTTGTCGTCACTAGCGCGTTCATCATCGGACTCTCACAAGGGTCGCTTCCAGGCGTCGGCGAGTTCCCCGTCACCATCGACCCCTTCGGCGAATTTCTTGATTTCAGTACCCTCGTCGACCTCATTACAATCGGTGTTCCCGTAATGGGTCGAGGACTCGTCTGGACCGTCGCGGAGTTCCCGATGCTCGCCATCCTCGATAGCTTCGGTCCGAATGTGGTTGCGGCGTTCGTCATCGTCCGGCGTATCTGGGGGCTGATGAACACACCCGGATGGGGCTTCGGACTAGCATCTTCGAGCCTCGTCGGACAGGCACTCGGCAAAGATGACGAAGAGACCGCCGAATCCTACGGACGGGAGGTGATTCGATTCGCCGTGGCGACCTACGTCGTCTCCGCGGTTCTCGTCGCTCTGTTTGCCCGCCCGATTGTCCTCGGGTTCGTCAAGAATGCAAGCGACCCAGCGGTGCCGATTGCCGTCAACTTGGTGTACGTCGCCTGTTTCGCCGTCATCTTACAGGGAGTCTCCGGCGGGGCAGCGGGGCCGCTCGACGCCAGCGGAGACACCGCGTGGACGTTCGGAAGCCAGTTCGTCGGCATGTTCCTCTGTTCGATTCCGCTCACGTACATCGGGTCTGTGACTTCACTCGGAATCACCGGACTCTATCTGGCGTTCGTCGCCGAGACAACGATTCCAGCAACGTTGAACTACTATCGCTTCCGGACGGGAACGTGGAAAATCGTCAGTAGGGGCTACCGACCCGAGGCTGTCGCAGACGACTGA
- a CDS encoding VOC family protein, which yields MSGTLDHVMLRVEDLEEALDWYTAHLNYEEKGRWEADTFTNVYLGPEDLHEEGAVLELTYNHGDHTYEMGDAWGHIAVRVPEDELESSYQQLMDEGVDDYRDPESCGGRYAFVKDPDGHEVEIVKRDHGAKWSLDHTMVRVEDADEALGFWTRKFEYEHTGRWESDTFANYFVKPEGAAKEAMAVELTYNYDGRTYDMGDAWGHLAVRADDLHEYWETLMEREAEEYRDPESCDDMFAFTKDPDGHEIEILPDDFETPE from the coding sequence ATGTCCGGAACTCTCGACCACGTAATGCTCCGTGTCGAAGACCTCGAGGAGGCGCTCGACTGGTATACGGCCCACCTCAATTACGAGGAGAAAGGTCGCTGGGAAGCCGATACGTTCACCAACGTCTATCTCGGTCCCGAAGACCTCCACGAGGAGGGTGCCGTCCTCGAACTCACCTACAACCACGGTGACCACACCTACGAGATGGGAGATGCCTGGGGACACATCGCCGTTCGCGTTCCCGAAGACGAACTCGAATCGTCGTACCAGCAGCTCATGGACGAAGGCGTCGACGACTACCGCGACCCTGAGTCCTGCGGCGGCCGCTACGCGTTCGTCAAGGACCCCGACGGGCACGAAGTCGAAATCGTCAAGCGAGACCACGGTGCCAAGTGGAGTCTCGACCACACGATGGTTCGCGTCGAAGACGCCGACGAAGCACTCGGCTTCTGGACTCGAAAGTTCGAGTACGAACACACCGGTCGCTGGGAGTCAGACACCTTCGCAAACTACTTCGTAAAGCCCGAAGGCGCAGCAAAGGAGGCGATGGCGGTCGAACTCACCTACAACTACGACGGCCGAACCTACGATATGGGCGACGCGTGGGGACACCTCGCTGTGCGCGCTGACGACCTCCACGAATACTGGGAGACGCTCATGGAGCGCGAAGCGGAAGAGTACCGTGACCCCGAATCTTGCGACGACATGTTCGCATTCACCAAAGATCCAGACGGGCACGAGATCGAAATTCTCCCCGACGACTTCGAGACGCCGGAGTAA
- a CDS encoding ArtA-dependent S-layer glycoprotein yields the protein MTSNKQIRAVLLAALMVFSVFAGSIAFTGTAAATVTDVSVGSDTVEAGSSASVSVSLTDDGSSGDYTVWLDDGDGVFESGEINETASSTTIDFDLAEAEAGDYNVSAYQGSTTPGSTVADENVSLTVTASEAPQVTSAVHYDDGTPVVEVAFDETVTVNDLNVTKGDSNLTQSISKNKGQLVATLSQVYTDDLEVEYDVTDTSGNSVSGTEDVTFAPVYVANNSNNTAYKGSKVAVLTDSTGVSVEVEGTSDDNNYQFAGSTGDHSQVFIFDTNGKEIDSYDFNIGGNESAAEVDVRDLGLDVSIDDLNITTADSLEGTASAHAGDRTIDVVAIDSDGDEVDGTEQTITLDGQGEADFNLSTLDADDYTVEVTDAYSGVSVESDTVSVTKAKDSTSDFTSTVVNEQVGDIAELNVTLEGTDTATITVGDNDLGYSANVTVEDGNDDGVVTLLFNTYEPKKSSSFDVEDSDDEYTVDDITTEIPEGDLLDAGDYGLEVATGSDADNVATLVLEDRSTDSQTVWTAPTGEDLSDSEAVYEAIENENLTESDAVANGDIVVHQISATGLEGAFDVKDFDTLNGTEFNLTVEQTNPGPNRDPKVLGINGSSATVIADGENDTYFIVYDLDDVSASRTDNYDGNADQLTVEDEDAFNATFHVIADGNLTDSDDGESTSAEFEVVKPELNLDKDEFSVQNAANQSVSGTASVSPGTALTVRVKSDGDTQPRFLKTSTAYVQADGSFSSVFDFSEQNLNDTFEVTVSVDKGVAEDATADGIVGAVAETTTEENTTESTETATATEEPTTEESTETATATEESTEEATEETTESSTPGFGISVALVALVAAALLAVRRD from the coding sequence ATGACAAGCAACAAACAAATCCGCGCGGTCCTGCTCGCTGCGCTGATGGTATTCTCGGTTTTTGCCGGGTCCATCGCGTTCACGGGTACGGCTGCTGCGACTGTTACTGACGTTTCCGTTGGCAGTGACACCGTTGAAGCTGGTTCTTCAGCTTCTGTCTCGGTGTCTCTCACTGACGACGGCAGCTCGGGTGATTATACCGTTTGGCTCGACGACGGTGACGGCGTTTTCGAGTCCGGTGAAATCAATGAAACCGCCTCTTCGACCACCATCGACTTCGACCTCGCTGAAGCGGAGGCTGGTGACTACAATGTCTCCGCCTACCAGGGTTCCACCACGCCTGGTTCGACGGTCGCTGATGAGAACGTGTCTCTCACCGTCACGGCCTCCGAAGCACCGCAGGTCACCTCGGCGGTTCACTACGACGACGGTACGCCCGTGGTCGAAGTTGCCTTCGACGAGACGGTCACCGTCAACGACCTGAACGTCACGAAGGGCGACTCGAACCTGACGCAGAGCATCTCCAAGAACAAGGGTCAGCTCGTCGCCACGCTCTCGCAGGTCTACACGGACGACCTCGAAGTCGAATACGACGTGACGGACACCTCCGGTAACTCGGTCTCCGGCACGGAAGATGTCACCTTCGCGCCCGTTTACGTCGCCAACAACTCCAACAACACGGCGTACAAGGGCTCGAAAGTCGCAGTCCTCACCGACTCGACGGGCGTTTCCGTCGAAGTCGAGGGCACTAGCGACGACAACAACTACCAGTTCGCTGGTTCCACTGGCGATCACAGCCAGGTCTTCATCTTCGACACCAACGGCAAGGAAATCGACTCCTACGACTTCAACATCGGTGGCAACGAGTCCGCCGCTGAAGTCGACGTCCGTGACCTCGGTCTCGATGTCTCCATTGACGACCTGAACATCACCACCGCCGACAGCCTCGAAGGTACGGCCTCGGCTCACGCCGGCGACCGCACCATCGACGTCGTCGCAATCGACAGCGACGGTGACGAGGTCGACGGTACGGAACAGACCATCACGCTCGACGGCCAGGGTGAAGCTGACTTCAACCTCAGCACGCTCGACGCTGACGACTACACGGTCGAAGTGACTGACGCCTACTCGGGCGTCTCTGTCGAGTCCGACACGGTCTCCGTCACGAAGGCCAAGGACTCCACGTCCGACTTCACGTCCACCGTGGTCAACGAACAGGTCGGCGACATCGCCGAACTCAACGTCACCCTCGAGGGTACTGACACCGCCACCATCACGGTCGGCGACAACGACCTCGGTTACAGCGCGAACGTCACCGTCGAAGACGGTAACGACGACGGCGTTGTCACGCTCCTCTTCAACACGTACGAACCGAAGAAGTCGTCCTCGTTCGACGTTGAAGACAGCGACGACGAATACACGGTCGACGACATCACGACGGAGATCCCAGAAGGCGATCTCCTCGACGCTGGTGACTACGGCCTCGAAGTCGCAACCGGCAGCGACGCCGACAACGTTGCGACGCTCGTCCTCGAAGACCGCAGCACGGACAGCCAGACGGTCTGGACGGCCCCAACGGGCGAAGACCTCTCTGACTCCGAAGCTGTCTACGAGGCAATCGAGAACGAGAACCTGACGGAATCTGACGCTGTCGCCAACGGCGACATCGTCGTCCACCAGATCAGCGCGACGGGTCTCGAAGGCGCCTTCGACGTGAAGGACTTCGACACGCTCAACGGTACCGAGTTCAACCTCACCGTCGAACAGACGAACCCCGGTCCGAACCGCGACCCGAAGGTCCTGGGCATCAACGGCTCCAGCGCCACGGTCATCGCTGACGGCGAGAACGACACGTACTTCATCGTCTACGATCTGGACGACGTCTCTGCCTCGCGCACGGACAACTACGACGGCAACGCCGACCAGCTTACTGTTGAGGACGAGGACGCGTTCAACGCGACGTTCCACGTCATCGCGGACGGCAACCTGACTGACTCCGACGACGGCGAGTCCACCTCTGCCGAATTCGAAGTCGTCAAGCCGGAACTCAACCTCGACAAGGACGAATTCAGCGTCCAGAATGCTGCCAACCAGAGCGTCTCGGGCACGGCATCTGTCTCCCCCGGTACGGCTCTCACGGTCCGCGTGAAGTCCGACGGTGACACGCAGCCGCGCTTCCTCAAGACGTCTACGGCCTACGTCCAGGCTGACGGCTCGTTCTCCTCCGTGTTCGACTTCTCGGAGCAGAACCTGAACGACACCTTCGAAGTGACCGTCTCCGTCGACAAGGGCGTCGCTGAAGATGCCACCGCTGACGGCATCGTCGGCGCTGTTGCAGAGACGACCACCGAAGAGAACACCACGGAATCCACGGAAACGGCAACCGCGACTGAAGAGCCGACTACCGAGGAATCCACGGAAACGGCAACTGCGACCGAAGAGTCGACTGAGGAAGCCACCGAGGAAACCACCGAATCCAGCACGCCTGGCTTCGGTATCTCGGTTGCCCTCGTCGCACTCGTCGCCGCTGCGCTCCTCGCAGTCCGCCGCGACTAA
- the artA gene encoding archaeosortase A has translation MPGLLSDILAWVVIATFVAGAVASGRNRELGRRVMTVAWVLFAVFWLQLIPHFTLVHKSYIEGLLTIAAVPACLYAGWLLYSGRDTLFVLSRAVAAMGVVYLPFETIPALTLFGTTIPAPRGILMETVAAQTNFLIELLGYSPQMIPGDQGYLNTFLWMQGSHRIEISVVLACTGLGSIAIFAGLIAAVDAPIRRKVRGLAIAVPIIYALNLLRTTFITISVGKQYFQLFVDEILFLFGSSDPYMVSFFISDRIISQVLAVVALVGITYLVVREVPELLTIIEDVLYMVTGEEYDLQSELGLDAPNNRRA, from the coding sequence ATGCCCGGACTACTCTCTGATATTCTCGCGTGGGTAGTCATCGCCACCTTCGTTGCCGGCGCGGTTGCCAGCGGACGCAACCGTGAACTCGGTCGTCGGGTGATGACCGTAGCGTGGGTACTCTTTGCTGTCTTCTGGCTCCAACTCATTCCCCACTTCACGCTCGTACACAAGAGCTACATCGAGGGCCTGCTGACAATTGCGGCCGTCCCGGCGTGTCTCTACGCAGGGTGGCTTCTCTACAGCGGACGCGACACCCTCTTTGTCCTCTCCCGAGCAGTCGCAGCAATGGGTGTCGTTTACCTCCCCTTCGAGACGATTCCTGCACTCACGCTCTTCGGAACGACGATTCCCGCACCACGTGGTATCCTGATGGAGACCGTCGCGGCACAGACGAACTTCCTCATCGAATTACTCGGCTACTCACCGCAGATGATTCCCGGCGACCAGGGGTATCTAAATACGTTCCTGTGGATGCAGGGTTCACACCGCATCGAGATATCCGTCGTCCTCGCGTGTACTGGGCTCGGAAGTATCGCCATCTTTGCGGGTCTCATCGCGGCCGTCGATGCCCCGATTCGACGCAAGGTCCGAGGGCTCGCAATCGCCGTTCCGATTATTTACGCATTAAACCTGCTCCGAACGACGTTTATTACCATCTCGGTCGGCAAACAGTACTTCCAGCTGTTCGTCGATGAGATTCTCTTCCTGTTCGGGTCGTCGGACCCGTACATGGTGTCGTTCTTCATCTCCGACCGCATCATCAGTCAGGTACTGGCAGTAGTCGCACTCGTCGGTATCACGTACTTAGTCGTCCGAGAGGTGCCGGAGCTCCTCACCATCATCGAAGACGTACTGTACATGGTCACTGGCGAAGAGTACGACCTCCAAAGCGAACTGGGCCTCGACGCGCCGAACAACCGTCGAGCATAA
- the dph5 gene encoding diphthine synthase gives MLTFIGLGLYDERSVTVEGREALADADRAFAEFYTSHLVGATVEDLETYHDIDIEVRDRAGVEQDPEEILDAAEDEHVVFLTAGDTMISTTHVDLRLRAEERGIETHLVHGVTAQSAASGLTGLQNYRFGKAVTLPFPYVHGGDPVPKSVVDSLEANRERGLHTLVYLDIKVDWEGRRGVEVEGDEYMSADYAAELFAEHWDGDALGVAVCRAGCPNPVVAADRLSELAEREFGDPLHMLIIPGEVHHVEADALTSLGGAPESLFDYE, from the coding sequence ATGCTCACCTTCATCGGTCTCGGTCTGTACGACGAACGTTCGGTTACGGTCGAGGGACGAGAAGCCCTCGCTGACGCCGACCGTGCATTCGCGGAGTTCTACACGAGTCACCTCGTCGGTGCGACCGTCGAAGACCTCGAAACCTACCACGACATCGATATCGAAGTTCGCGACCGTGCAGGTGTCGAACAGGACCCTGAAGAGATTCTCGACGCCGCGGAGGACGAACACGTCGTGTTCCTCACCGCCGGAGACACAATGATTTCGACGACACACGTCGACCTTCGACTGCGTGCCGAAGAACGCGGCATCGAGACACACCTCGTCCACGGCGTGACTGCGCAGTCCGCCGCGAGTGGGTTAACCGGTCTGCAAAACTACCGATTCGGCAAGGCCGTCACGCTCCCATTCCCGTATGTCCACGGTGGCGACCCGGTTCCGAAAAGCGTCGTCGATTCACTCGAAGCGAACCGCGAGCGAGGCCTCCACACGCTGGTCTACCTGGACATCAAAGTCGACTGGGAGGGTCGCCGCGGCGTCGAAGTCGAGGGTGACGAGTACATGTCTGCTGACTACGCGGCCGAACTGTTCGCGGAACACTGGGACGGCGATGCACTTGGTGTCGCAGTCTGTCGGGCAGGGTGTCCGAACCCCGTCGTTGCTGCCGACCGCCTGTCCGAACTTGCTGAGCGAGAGTTCGGCGACCCGCTGCACATGCTTATCATCCCCGGCGAGGTCCACCATGTCGAAGCCGATGCACTGACTTCCCTTGGCGGTGCTCCCGAATCACTGTTTGACTACGAGTGA
- a CDS encoding DUF7542 family protein, with translation MADHRATVTCPTCGLEEAFSKLATARVRIEEHREETGHDPIWELDRVAPGVERMGAEAGVCGVSDR, from the coding sequence ATGGCGGACCACCGAGCGACAGTCACCTGTCCTACCTGCGGACTCGAAGAGGCGTTCTCGAAACTCGCAACGGCCCGCGTTCGAATCGAAGAACACCGCGAGGAAACGGGACACGACCCCATCTGGGAGTTGGATCGAGTCGCTCCGGGTGTCGAGAGGATGGGAGCGGAAGCAGGAGTATGTGGGGTTTCTGACCGGTAA
- a CDS encoding carboxymuconolactone decarboxylase family protein — translation MVSNQTRQEIEEELGQIPSWIENLAEPASDHSWGVVRDLEFGETELSAREKALIGVGVAAAIKCPYCTHFHKEDARMEDVTEDELTEAVNLASNTQYFSTILHGNEVDIDDFVNETTEMVEYIKEQEATADD, via the coding sequence ATGGTGTCAAACCAAACACGGCAAGAGATCGAAGAGGAACTCGGGCAGATACCAAGTTGGATAGAGAACCTCGCAGAGCCAGCTAGCGACCACAGTTGGGGAGTCGTTCGGGATCTCGAATTTGGGGAGACCGAACTGTCCGCACGGGAGAAAGCGCTTATCGGTGTTGGTGTAGCGGCCGCTATCAAGTGCCCCTACTGCACCCACTTCCACAAAGAAGACGCACGGATGGAGGACGTCACAGAGGACGAACTCACAGAGGCTGTCAACCTCGCTAGCAATACACAGTACTTCTCGACCATTCTCCACGGAAATGAAGTTGACATAGACGACTTTGTCAACGAAACAACTGAGATGGTCGAGTACATCAAAGAGCAAGAGGCAACAGCAGACGACTGA